ATTTGTAACCAGGTGCTTTTGATTTGATTCGGCAACCACAAAATATAAGTGAATATGCTAAAGGGAATGTCTGCTTCTACatgtttgtggatgaaaaaACAGAAAACTTTCTGAGAAATTCAAGTGAACTGGATAGTAGCATGAGAATTGGTTTATGGAGAATCGCTGTTGTTCATAATCTGCCTTATGATGTTCCACGACGAAATGGAAAGGTAACCACCGCCCAGTTGTACATTGCCAATATTGAATAATATTGAATTTTGCAGACATAATCAGTAGAAACAATGACTATTTATGAGGGTTCTTACTACTTTTCATGCTTATGTATATGAGAGAGCATTGATGCTTTCGAAAGGATTTTTGTGAAGTTGATGCAAGAGTAAAGAATGAATAACTTAAAGGGATATTTGGTGgtttctgcatttttttttcactaattCTACCTTTTAAATATAAGAATTCCCAGATCTATGTAGTTGTTTATGAATCCTTATTCCCCAGAAGTTGCTTTTCAAGCAATATAAGGTAACCGTTATGTTTCATTTCCATTAAatgttttgaagaaaatgaatgcAACGAGAGAGAGATTTTATGGTAATGTCTTTAAATTGATCAAAATCTCAATGAATGGCAGTCTCTGGATAACTGCAGCTAAGGTTTAGCAACCAGAACTGCATATTCATAATTGACAAGAAGCCTATTGATTTTTTCACgaattatgaaaaaatttacATGACAAGTGAACTTgttttctatttatagtttgGATCCTTGCTCAAACTTGAGTCTGATTGGGACTTGAATATTTTACTTGTACAGTCAAACCCAACTAGCTTGGAATTGAGGTGtagtagtagttgttgttgtgtaACTTGAAGTCTACAAATGGAACATACTATTATCTCTATTCTAAGAGGGAATTCTTGAAAGGAGCTGctggatttttttaaaattacgatAGTGTCAGGGCCAACTTGCACGCACCTCGAATATTCCACCGGGTATTGCTACCTCCCACCAGTACAGTgaattctctctcttttttaaaaaatcagaaGGCTGAGAGCTACCATAAGTGCATTACTTTTGGTTGTTTTCTTAATAAGCTAGTTTGAAAAATGCTCCAAGATTTGGTGGAAATTTTCTTGTTTGATGCACAACCATCTTACATTTTCTTCCTGTGGAGTTAGTTACATCTTTGAGACGCGAGTAGTCTTCTGGCTTTAGTTGTCACTTTACATGAATAGTTTTTATCCACACAAAGAGACTAGACAATAATTTCTGGATGGTTTCCTTTAGTAATTTGACTTCATGGAATGGTCTCCTATCATTATTTGAACTAGCAATAAGTTTTGCCCCATATACAGCCAGATTTGTGGCCATGTTAATGAATGAAATACAGTTGcctgatttaaaaaaatagtaagttTTGCTCAGTCtttgtattttctattatttgcTTCCTGGAATTTTCGAACTCAAAGAATAGGGAAAGAAACACCTTTCAGTTAATTAATCAACTATGCCCTAATCCCAAAATTAGCTGGATTGGCTATATGAATTCCTTATATCCACTCCCCCCCTAaagagaagtctgtattattagCTTTTTTACCTCTGGTGGTGCCATTAGAAACATTAATACTTCTTATGGAAGTCTAGCAGGAACCAGATATTTTCCCAAAAAACAGAGTTGCTGTTGAGATTTATTTACGTTTCATGATTCCCATAAGTTCgttataataaatcattttttgatGGGAAACTTCTCTTCCCTATTGCATATGTTTAGTGACTTCATGTAGGAAGATTTGTGCTTTTCTAATTGGATTAGGATTTAGGGTGACACACATatgcttttttcttttatattttgctTTCCTTCTTGTTATATTTCTATTTCTGTTAGCCTTCTGGTCCACTTGGTATTTGTGTGTATGCTGCTGACACTATTAAGTATCAACTGAGTGATTTGAGAAAGCTGCTTACCAGTTGATAGCCGAATTGTTGCATGGTTAGGCGAGTGCTTCTCCTTTATTAAAGAGTATTGTAGATAGATTTTGTGTAAGTGACAATTTGTTGCCGTTGCAGGTCCCAAAGCTTTTGCTGCACAGGCTTTTCCCGAATGCCCGTTATTCTCTATGGGTTGATGCAAAACTTGAGCTTGTTGTGGATCCATATCAAATACTTGAAAGGTATATCTAAAGCTCAACCCACATTTCATATGTACATAAGAAAATCTCAAGCTTAGCTACCATATGGTCTCCTATGGGTTTAATTTCATGTCCTGACGAAAGACACCAGGTTTGCCCTTGAGAACTATAGAATTAGGGGCTAGGTGGCTCTCATTCATAGTATCTTGCACATCTTTAATCAACCTGGCAATATATGAGACAATAGTTGTTTGCTAAGTGTACATCATGGGAGATTGCCCTAAATTTAATCACCTCTTCGAATTGACTTACTGTGACATGCCACTTATGCTTAGTATGAGATATGCTCATGATTTTGGCGTGATAGTCCAAAATATTTTGCAACTTTTCAACAAGGCTCTTTATATGTTTGACACCTTACAGAGATAGAGAAGTCATACTGCTCAATGCTACCTGACTTAAGTGTAAAACTAAGCATGTGAGAGCCCCGATTAGGCTTTGTTATCAGAAGAAAGTATCTTGCTTTGAAGGTCAATGTACTTCTGATAAATGGTTATTGAACTTTGCAATTATCGAATCCTAGCTTTTTGATTCAGATCTCCCTCTGTGTTTAGCACAACTTGCTTAGTTGAATTATCTCATTTCTATGTCAGATTCTTGTGGAGAAAAAATGCAAGCTTTGCAATATCAAGACACTGCAGGCGCTTTGATGTGTTTGTAGAAGCAGAGGCTAATAAGGCTGCTTCTAAGTTTGACAATGCTTCCATCGATTTCCAGGTTGACTTCTATAGAAAGGAAGGTCTAACTCCATATACCAGAGCTAAACTTCCTATCTCAAGTGGTTAGTGTGTGATACCTGTGTATATCGTCTTTCTTTGCTTCTTATGAATAATTCCTCTCCCGCTGATCCCTTCTTAAAATTAgccattttttgtttgataggCCACTTGGGCATACTTATTATGTTTGCAGATGTTCCTGAGGGGTGTGTAATTATAAAAGAGCATATTCCAATCTCCAATCTCTTTACTTGTCTTTGGTTTAATGAAGTGGACCGCTTTACTCCAAGAGACCAAATTAGCTTTGCCATTGTGAGAGACAAGATCAGGGAAAAGACAAATTGGACTTTGAATATGTTCTTAGACTGTGAATGGCGAAACTTTGTGATTCAGGTGAGCTTTATGTCTTTACCTTTtggattgagttgatttgtAGTCTCGTTAATAGGATCTGAAAACAAAAGGCCAGAATTCATAAAAACAGTTGTAAAAGGTTAATGTGGGTGCCTGGTTAGTATTACTGCTATATATCTATGGATTGTGCAGTTGCTATTGCTTGTCCACATATCTGTTAAAGTTTTTCTGTTGTAAAGCTGGCCTTTAGTTCTTCAAATGCCCTGCTTCGCTCTTTCTTTCTGGAATGATGACTTACTTCTTGTGTGCTTTATTAGGAAACCCTGGCAATGCTTCTTTCAAAAATTCCGTTATATGATAGATTGACTAACTGATCAAAATATGATAGTAGATTAAATTCCTGCCATATTTTCTACTATCTGCAGGGTTATCATAGAGACGTTCTTAAGCGCTGGCCTCCCCCACCTCCACCTGGTGCTATTGCGGTTGTTCATCCTCCACCACCTGTAATTGATGAAACTATGCCCAATGTTTCAGCATCAAGTTTTGTTACTAGTCCGGTCAAAAAGATACCCACGAAGCGTGGGAGAGAAAGGAAATCCAGACGTCATAGAAAAGTTATTCCGGGTTAGTTAACttgttataatatttatttaggtAAATTCTTATTCTTTCCTTCCCAGAATTCAAGGATATTGATTATGGGGGGGGGTTAGGGAAGGAACTGTGCAAGATGAGTTTTGTAGCTTTTGTTTACAAGAAAAGACGGTATTAAAATTTTCCGTCGATTCTTTTAGGAGGTGaccaatttattattttttgttgtatatagTTGAGAGTCAAAAAATGTTATCCAATTACAGCCCATCATATATACTGAACATAAATTGCAAGCTTCCATGTACTTTTTGCCCTTAGAActgagaaaaaagaaattcacTTTTATGGTGACTTGAGTCTTAATTTTGTTACTGATAAGTAGTGCATTGCAAGTAATACATTTGTTGTGCCTAAAAGCTAGTGATTTATGTTCTCATGGGACTTTCATGGTTAAATCATTTGATTTGGCGTAAATATCAAGTGTTTTCGATATCATATAAAAGGTGACGACGGTAAGGAGCACAACAGGGGATACTTTTGCGATATCTTTTTATTTAGGTTTAAGTCATCAACAACCACTCAAaattgtccgcataattcatttAAACACTTTATCTATAAGTTATACCTATTGAACACgtaacttatttaaattaagCATCTATTGAACACTTTTTGTGAACATGGCATGGAAAGTGTATTACACCCCTATTCAGGCGTGCGAACTTACATtattagctatatatatatttttttaatctctttcTTCTTTGACCATGGCTTCTTCCAACACCATCACCATTTCCACCGCACCCGCCACTGTCATTACCACCATTCATCCATCTCTTTCTCTCTTATCTTCAACCACTTCACCTTCTTCCTTACCATtgtctttttcaaaaattattttttcttcttgaattgaatttccTTCGGCatccaaaacaaaaacaagacaaaaaggaagaaaatggagaTACGTTCAGCTGCAAATCAAacaattttatttctctttttcaaaaatgaataatttcttCTGAAAAAGCTTAATTCCACCATTAATTATGAAAGAGAAAAGGAATAGaaatgaagaaattgaagaatgGTTTGATTTCAAGCAAACAGTTTCAGAATCccttatttaaaactaaaaaatctcATTTTCTTCAACTTTCTTCCGAATCTGAGaccaaaaaaatgataaaaaatgaagaaattaaataagaacatgtaatttgctatttcatttttttctttaaaaacgTATCTGCATTTATCTTTAGTTGAATTAAGAAAAACGATAGATTAAGCAATCAATAATGACGACAATGAGTGGATGATAGCAGTTTGAACAGAGGAGGTTGCAGCTTGCAGGGTGGGCGGACATGccctttgttttctttcttttctttataaatttttaattattattttaaataaaaaatgccATATGTAtatcattaattcatcaattcgCCACGTCACCGCGAGTGTGTTACacacattttttacttttagctGATTGTTAATAAAGTGTTCAATTGGTTCAGATTCAGGTtggtagaggtgttcaatagaTATAAGGTTAAGTTGAGGCGTtcaagtgaattatgcggacaactttaagtggCTGTGGATGACTTAAAATTTGTTCTGtattaaaagtaaattatatatatgtaacatAAATGTATTGT
The Solanum stenotomum isolate F172 chromosome 12, ASM1918654v1, whole genome shotgun sequence DNA segment above includes these coding regions:
- the LOC125846626 gene encoding probable hexosyltransferase MUCI70, which encodes MTTASLGLRSSGSYGSLQQQQFQNGGSPFQASPPVPPRKPPKMFKEKEGLFLWICKFAPRKKIGMMLLCVVSAAVFLWVLYVGKGEDTQELIMSMNSGVFPPDTGQIRHIDSIEKNDVGKIASIESPLPPPPLAYFKGYTLPPGNPCKGFTLPPPPADKKRTGPRPCPICYLPVEQAIALMPDAPSFSPGVSSLTYIHEENLSKSEFGGSEFAGYPSLMQRNDSYDVRESMSVHCGFVRGARPGHQTGFDIDDSNLLAMESCRGVIVASAIFGAFDLIRQPQNISEYAKGNVCFYMFVDEKTENFLRNSSELDSSMRIGLWRIAVVHNLPYDVPRRNGKVPKLLLHRLFPNARYSLWVDAKLELVVDPYQILERFLWRKNASFAISRHCRRFDVFVEAEANKAASKFDNASIDFQVDFYRKEGLTPYTRAKLPISSDVPEGCVIIKEHIPISNLFTCLWFNEVDRFTPRDQISFAIVRDKIREKTNWTLNMFLDCEWRNFVIQGYHRDVLKRWPPPPPPGAIAVVHPPPPVIDETMPNVSASSFVTSPVKKIPTKRGRERKSRRHRKVIPG